A section of the Budorcas taxicolor isolate Tak-1 chromosome 17, Takin1.1, whole genome shotgun sequence genome encodes:
- the KCTD10 gene encoding BTB/POZ domain-containing adapter for CUL3-mediated RhoA degradation protein 3 isoform X2 produces the protein MEEMSGESVVSSAVPAAATRTTSFKGTSPSSKYVKLNVGGALYYTTMQTLTKQDTMLKAMFSGRMEVLTDSEGWILIDRCGKHFGTILNYLRDGAVPLPESRREIEELLAEAKYYLVQGLVEECQAALQNKDTYEPFCKVPVITSSKEEQKLIATSNKPAVKLLYNRSNNKYSYTSNSDDNMLKNIELFDKLSLRFNGRVLFIKDVIGDEICCWSFYGQGRKIAEVCCTSIVYATEKKQTKVEFPEARIYEETLNILLYEAQDGRGPDNALLEATGGAAGRSHHLDEDEERERERIERVRRIHIKRPDDRAHLHQ, from the exons GAAGAGATGTCAGGAGAAAGTGTGGTGAGCTCAGCGGTGCCAGCGGCTGCGACCCGCACCACCTCCTTCAAGGGCACAAGCCCCAGCTCCAAGTACGTGAAGCTGAACGTGGGCGGAGCCCTGTACTACACCACCATGCAGACGCTGACCAAGCAGGACACCATGCTGAAGGCCATGTTCAGCGGGCGCATGGAGGTGCTCACCGACAGTGAAG GCTGGATCCTCATTGACCGGTGTGGCAAGCACTTCGGTACGATACTCAACTACCTTCGTGACGGGGCGGTCCCCTTGCCCGAGAGCCGTCGGGAGATCGAGGAGCTGCTGGCAGAAGCCAAGTACTACCTGGTCCAGGGCCTAGTGGAAGAGTGCCAGGCCGCCCTGCAA AACAAAGATACTTACGAGCCATTCTGCAAAGTTCCCGTCATCACGTCATCCAAGGAAGAACAGAAACTTATAGCGACATCAAATAAG CCAGCCGTGAAGTTGCTCTACAACAGAAGTAACAACAAATACTCGTATACCAG CAATTCTGACGACAATATGTTGAAAAACATCGAACTGTTTGATAAGCTGTCTCTGCGCTTTAACGGAAGGGTCCTGTTCATAAAGGATGTCATTGGGGACGAAATCTGCTGCTGGTCCTTCTACGGCCAGGGCCGCAAGATCGCCGAGGTCTGCTGCACCTCCATCGTCTACGCCActgagaagaaacagacaaag GTGGAGTTCCCTGAAGCCCGGATCTACGAGGAGACCCTGAACATTTTGCTGTATGAGGCCCAGGATGGCCGGGGACCTGACAACGCGCTCCTGGAGGCCACGGGTGGGGCAGCCGGGCGCTCCCACCACCTGGACGAGGATGAGGAGCGGGAGCGGGAGCGGATCGAGCGCGTGCGGCGGATCCACATCAAGCGCCCGGACGACCGGGCCCACCTCCACCAGTGA
- the KCTD10 gene encoding BTB/POZ domain-containing adapter for CUL3-mediated RhoA degradation protein 3 isoform X1: protein MEEMSGESVVSSAVPAAATRTTSFKGTSPSSKYVKLNVGGALYYTTMQTLTKQDTMLKAMFSGRMEVLTDSEGWILIDRCGKHFGTILNYLRDGAVPLPESRREIEELLAEAKYYLVQGLVEECQAALQQNKDTYEPFCKVPVITSSKEEQKLIATSNKPAVKLLYNRSNNKYSYTSNSDDNMLKNIELFDKLSLRFNGRVLFIKDVIGDEICCWSFYGQGRKIAEVCCTSIVYATEKKQTKVEFPEARIYEETLNILLYEAQDGRGPDNALLEATGGAAGRSHHLDEDEERERERIERVRRIHIKRPDDRAHLHQ, encoded by the exons GAAGAGATGTCAGGAGAAAGTGTGGTGAGCTCAGCGGTGCCAGCGGCTGCGACCCGCACCACCTCCTTCAAGGGCACAAGCCCCAGCTCCAAGTACGTGAAGCTGAACGTGGGCGGAGCCCTGTACTACACCACCATGCAGACGCTGACCAAGCAGGACACCATGCTGAAGGCCATGTTCAGCGGGCGCATGGAGGTGCTCACCGACAGTGAAG GCTGGATCCTCATTGACCGGTGTGGCAAGCACTTCGGTACGATACTCAACTACCTTCGTGACGGGGCGGTCCCCTTGCCCGAGAGCCGTCGGGAGATCGAGGAGCTGCTGGCAGAAGCCAAGTACTACCTGGTCCAGGGCCTAGTGGAAGAGTGCCAGGCCGCCCTGCAA CAGAACAAAGATACTTACGAGCCATTCTGCAAAGTTCCCGTCATCACGTCATCCAAGGAAGAACAGAAACTTATAGCGACATCAAATAAG CCAGCCGTGAAGTTGCTCTACAACAGAAGTAACAACAAATACTCGTATACCAG CAATTCTGACGACAATATGTTGAAAAACATCGAACTGTTTGATAAGCTGTCTCTGCGCTTTAACGGAAGGGTCCTGTTCATAAAGGATGTCATTGGGGACGAAATCTGCTGCTGGTCCTTCTACGGCCAGGGCCGCAAGATCGCCGAGGTCTGCTGCACCTCCATCGTCTACGCCActgagaagaaacagacaaag GTGGAGTTCCCTGAAGCCCGGATCTACGAGGAGACCCTGAACATTTTGCTGTATGAGGCCCAGGATGGCCGGGGACCTGACAACGCGCTCCTGGAGGCCACGGGTGGGGCAGCCGGGCGCTCCCACCACCTGGACGAGGATGAGGAGCGGGAGCGGGAGCGGATCGAGCGCGTGCGGCGGATCCACATCAAGCGCCCGGACGACCGGGCCCACCTCCACCAGTGA